In Trichocoleus desertorum NBK24, the following are encoded in one genomic region:
- a CDS encoding aldo/keto reductase has translation MPLKLGFAYLGDAITDTGLSYRHIIQSAEGSLKRLNTDYIDLYQIHISDPLTPLEETLQALEDLVRRGLVRYIGFSNFPAWKAARMLGIQERYGYARFIAAQMYYSLVGRDLEHEFVPFAEDAGMGILVWSPLAGGFLSGKYTRDNPAPEDARRTKFQLPPVDVEPGYEVVDRLKQIAQNHAASPAQVAIAWILAKSFISSVIIGANKLSQLEDNLAAVDLQLSAEEIAQLDTLTAPPSLYPGWMQPLGWDAKVKAALGIV, from the coding sequence TTGCCACTAAAGTTGGGTTTCGCCTACCTAGGTGACGCGATCACAGACACGGGGTTATCCTATCGCCACATTATCCAATCGGCAGAAGGCAGTCTGAAACGACTAAACACAGATTACATTGACCTCTACCAAATTCATATCTCTGACCCGCTCACACCGTTAGAAGAAACTCTACAAGCATTGGAGGACTTAGTCCGTCGAGGGTTGGTGCGTTATATCGGTTTTTCTAATTTTCCTGCTTGGAAAGCCGCTCGAATGTTAGGGATACAGGAGCGTTACGGCTATGCTCGGTTTATTGCCGCTCAGATGTATTACTCCTTAGTGGGGCGAGATCTAGAGCATGAGTTTGTCCCTTTTGCGGAAGATGCAGGGATGGGGATTTTGGTTTGGAGTCCGCTGGCGGGTGGGTTCCTCAGCGGCAAATACACCCGCGACAATCCCGCCCCAGAAGATGCCCGTCGCACTAAATTCCAACTCCCTCCTGTAGATGTAGAGCCAGGATATGAGGTGGTCGATCGCCTCAAGCAAATTGCCCAGAACCACGCTGCCTCTCCTGCCCAAGTTGCGATCGCCTGGATTTTGGCTAAATCCTTTATCTCTTCGGTGATTATTGGAGCCAATAAACTGTCTCAACTGGAAGATAATTTGGCTGCTGTTGATTTGCAGCTATCTGCCGAAGAAATTGCTCAACTCGATACCCTAACAGCTCCGCCATCTCTTTATCCGGGATGGATGCAGCCTCTAGGATGGGATGCCAAAGTTAAAGCCGCTTTGGGAATCGTTTAA
- a CDS encoding aldo/keto reductase: MQYTTLGKTGLVVSRLAFGAMTFGTGQLVPGVTNSIDQTVADQMVGRVLDAGINLFDTADAYTNGESEIMLGKALGDRRDQVVIATKVGFRLPR; encoded by the coding sequence ATGCAGTACACAACTTTAGGCAAAACAGGTTTGGTTGTCTCGCGGCTAGCTTTTGGAGCGATGACTTTTGGGACAGGGCAGTTGGTGCCAGGGGTAACTAATAGCATTGACCAGACCGTAGCAGATCAGATGGTAGGTCGAGTCTTAGATGCAGGAATCAATCTATTTGATACTGCTGATGCCTATACCAACGGTGAATCCGAAATCATGCTGGGCAAAGCTCTGGGCGATCGCCGAGATCAGGTGGTGATTGCCACTAAAGTTGGGTTTCGCCTACCTAGGTGA
- a CDS encoding DUF3474 domain-containing protein has product MTSNLTTRPPAREVLPFTLQDVRSAIPGHCFQSNLWRSLSYFFLDLGIVAGLYWLAARIDSAWFFPCFWLMQGTMFWALFVIGHDCGHGSFSRYRWLNNLVGHLSHTPILVPYHGWRISHRTHHANTGNIETDESWYPVTEGYYDNMPWYERFARFHLILFVYPLYLFRRSPGKQGSHFLPDSPLFRPHERRAVLTSTICLSVMLAFLVGLGVHYGFGFLFKYYLMPYVVFVVWLDLVTFLHHTDADIPWYRGKDWYFLKGALSTIDRDYGIFNFIHHNIGTHVAHHVFITIPHYHLKEATEAIKPVLGEHYRSSQEPIWKSLWRSYQTCYFVPDQGSKVYYQTPTKKI; this is encoded by the coding sequence GTGACCTCTAACTTAACTACTCGTCCTCCTGCGCGTGAAGTTCTACCTTTTACGCTTCAAGATGTCCGATCGGCTATCCCAGGCCACTGTTTTCAATCAAACCTTTGGCGATCGCTCTCCTACTTTTTCCTAGACCTTGGCATCGTGGCGGGCCTCTATTGGCTGGCAGCCCGCATTGATAGCGCCTGGTTTTTCCCTTGCTTCTGGTTAATGCAAGGCACGATGTTTTGGGCGCTATTTGTCATTGGACACGATTGCGGTCATGGATCTTTCTCTCGCTACCGCTGGCTAAACAATCTAGTTGGGCACCTCAGCCACACCCCCATTTTGGTGCCTTATCACGGTTGGCGCATCAGTCACCGCACGCACCACGCCAACACTGGTAATATAGAAACCGATGAGAGCTGGTATCCCGTTACCGAGGGCTACTACGATAACATGCCTTGGTACGAGAGATTTGCTCGATTTCACTTGATTTTGTTTGTCTACCCATTGTATCTGTTCCGGCGATCGCCCGGAAAACAAGGGTCTCACTTTCTCCCCGACAGCCCCTTGTTTCGGCCTCATGAGAGACGTGCAGTCCTCACCAGCACCATTTGTTTGTCAGTGATGCTCGCCTTTTTGGTAGGTTTGGGTGTGCATTATGGCTTTGGGTTTCTGTTCAAGTACTATCTCATGCCCTATGTCGTCTTTGTTGTATGGCTTGATTTAGTCACCTTTCTACATCACACCGATGCTGATATTCCCTGGTATCGAGGCAAAGATTGGTATTTCCTCAAAGGTGCTCTCTCTACCATCGATCGCGACTACGGCATTTTCAATTTTATCCATCACAACATTGGCACTCATGTTGCCCATCATGTCTTTATCACAATTCCTCACTACCACTTAAAGGAGGCTACAGAAGCCATTAAGCCTGTTTTAGGAGAACATTATCGATCTTCTCAAGAACCTATCTGGAAATCTTTGTGGCGCTCTTACCAAACCTGTTACTTCGTCCCTGATCAGGGTAGTAAAGTTTATTACCAAACTCCTACCAAAAAGATCTAA
- a CDS encoding 2Fe-2S iron-sulfur cluster-binding protein — protein sequence MAIYQVRLINPDTNLDRAIAVPNDQYILDIAEEAGIRLPSGCKQGECSACVAKLVSGEVDQSEQKFLRHEEVQAGYIVTCVTYPLSDCTLHTHQEKVLYQSSLYLKPDSIKPE from the coding sequence ATGGCTATTTATCAAGTGCGATTGATTAACCCAGATACCAACCTGGATCGCGCGATCGCTGTACCCAATGATCAATACATCCTAGACATCGCGGAGGAGGCTGGAATCCGCTTGCCCTCTGGGTGCAAGCAAGGAGAATGCTCTGCTTGTGTTGCCAAGCTGGTGAGTGGCGAAGTTGACCAAAGTGAGCAAAAATTTTTGCGGCATGAAGAAGTGCAAGCTGGGTATATAGTCACTTGCGTGACTTATCCTTTATCTGACTGCACCTTGCACACTCATCAGGAAAAAGTACTCTATCAGTCATCGCTCTATCTCAAGCCTGACTCCATCAAACCCGAATAG
- the rpsU gene encoding 30S ribosomal protein S21 translates to MAQVVLGENEGIESALRRFKRQVSKAGIFQDMKKKRHFETPLEKEKRKTLAKHRQRKQRSHSR, encoded by the coding sequence ATGGCTCAAGTGGTTTTGGGCGAAAACGAAGGCATCGAGTCTGCTTTACGCCGATTTAAGCGGCAAGTTTCTAAAGCAGGTATCTTCCAAGATATGAAGAAAAAGCGGCACTTTGAAACGCCGCTAGAGAAAGAAAAACGTAAGACTTTGGCGAAACACAGACAGCGTAAACAGCGTTCTCATTCCAGATAA
- a CDS encoding RNA-binding protein, whose protein sequence is MSIYVGNLSYEVTQEDLKHAFAEYGTVNRVQLPTDRETGRVRGFAFVEMGTEAEEAAAIEALDGAEWMGRDLKVNKAKPREDRSSSSGGGGGGWGNNRRSDRRY, encoded by the coding sequence ATGTCGATTTACGTTGGTAATCTGTCTTACGAGGTTACCCAAGAAGACCTCAAGCATGCATTTGCAGAATACGGCACTGTTAACCGGGTTCAGCTGCCCACTGATCGCGAAACAGGTCGTGTTCGGGGGTTTGCATTCGTAGAAATGGGCACAGAAGCAGAAGAAGCTGCTGCTATTGAAGCGCTTGATGGCGCAGAATGGATGGGGCGTGACCTCAAAGTGAACAAAGCAAAACCCCGCGAAGATAGAAGCTCTTCCAGCGGTGGTGGTGGCGGTGGTTGGGGTAATAACCGTCGTAGCGATCGCCGTTATTAA
- a CDS encoding FAD-dependent oxidoreductase, with product MNREEHVARLQSEAFDLLIIGGGATGTGIALDAATRKLKVALVERDDFAAGTSSRSTKLIHGGVRYLEQAVLRRDRSQFNLVRDALKERAVLLKIAPHLSQPLPIVMPLYNPLQIPYFFAGLKLYDALAGKANLAPSQFLSAKEIRDRLPMLRSKRLWGGVLYYDGQFNDARLNVALALTAAESGAVVANHIEVVALNQANGKLCGATVRDRLSGDSWEIVAKVVINATGPFADTIRQLDEPKATPMLQLSSGVHLVLAQQFSLPTTGILIPKTEDGRVLFILPWLEHTLVGTTDNSATLSDQPLATQEEIEYILRHLQKYFSIPVTQADVRAAWSGLRPLVSDPKAADTAKLSRDHVINISASGLLTITGGKWTTYRKMALDAVNAALTLGNLNCDRPSQTETLKLVGAENYSPQGDVQLQSAYGLALDVASHLNHAYGDQAVLVAELALAGYGQRLAENYPYLEAEVIYGARYESARSASDMLCRRTRLSFLNSDAAQAALPRVLQLLEQTLHWNQTQKQADLDYSMNYLRIFSANIPHPSNTCQN from the coding sequence ATGAACCGAGAAGAGCACGTCGCCCGCTTACAGTCTGAAGCTTTTGATTTGCTCATCATTGGGGGTGGTGCAACCGGAACTGGAATTGCCCTAGATGCCGCCACTCGCAAACTGAAAGTAGCGCTCGTAGAGCGAGATGACTTTGCGGCTGGAACCAGTAGCCGTAGCACTAAGTTAATTCATGGTGGGGTGCGTTATCTAGAGCAGGCAGTATTGCGGCGCGATCGCAGTCAGTTTAATTTAGTCCGTGATGCCCTGAAGGAACGGGCAGTCTTATTAAAGATTGCGCCTCACCTCAGCCAGCCTTTACCCATTGTCATGCCGCTGTACAACCCGCTGCAAATCCCGTACTTCTTCGCCGGGCTGAAGTTGTATGACGCCCTTGCCGGAAAAGCAAACCTAGCTCCTAGCCAATTTCTCAGTGCCAAGGAGATCCGCGATCGCTTGCCCATGTTGAGATCTAAAAGATTGTGGGGCGGCGTTCTCTATTATGATGGGCAATTCAACGACGCTCGGCTGAATGTGGCTTTAGCACTCACCGCTGCTGAATCAGGGGCAGTAGTCGCGAATCATATAGAAGTAGTGGCATTAAATCAAGCCAACGGTAAACTTTGCGGTGCCACTGTGCGCGATCGCCTCAGCGGAGACAGTTGGGAAATAGTGGCCAAAGTTGTGATCAATGCCACTGGCCCGTTTGCCGATACGATTCGCCAGTTGGATGAACCGAAGGCTACTCCCATGTTGCAGTTAAGTTCTGGCGTGCATCTCGTGCTCGCTCAGCAATTCTCACTACCTACCACCGGGATATTGATCCCCAAAACCGAGGATGGTCGAGTCCTATTCATTTTGCCTTGGCTAGAACATACGTTGGTCGGCACCACGGACAATTCCGCCACGCTGTCAGATCAGCCACTAGCCACTCAGGAAGAGATAGAGTACATTCTGCGTCATTTGCAAAAGTACTTCTCCATCCCTGTCACGCAAGCAGATGTCCGAGCGGCTTGGTCAGGATTGCGTCCCCTTGTCTCTGATCCTAAAGCTGCCGATACTGCCAAACTATCTCGTGACCATGTGATCAACATTAGTGCGTCGGGGTTGCTTACTATCACAGGTGGCAAGTGGACAACCTATCGCAAGATGGCTTTAGATGCCGTCAATGCCGCACTGACATTAGGCAACCTCAACTGCGATCGCCCCTCTCAAACCGAAACCCTCAAGCTAGTAGGAGCAGAGAATTACTCCCCTCAAGGAGACGTGCAGTTACAAAGCGCCTATGGTTTGGCACTGGATGTCGCGAGTCATCTCAATCATGCTTATGGTGATCAGGCTGTTTTAGTGGCTGAATTAGCGCTGGCGGGATATGGGCAGCGCTTGGCAGAGAACTATCCTTACTTGGAAGCTGAAGTAATCTATGGTGCAAGATATGAATCGGCCCGGAGTGCCTCTGACATGTTATGCCGCCGCACTCGACTTAGCTTCCTAAATTCTGATGCTGCTCAAGCTGCTTTACCCCGTGTACTGCAATTGCTGGAGCAAACCTTGCATTGGAACCAAACTCAAAAACAAGCAGATCTTGACTATTCCATGAATTATTTAAGGATCTTTTCAGCGAACATTCCACATCCATCAAATACTTGTCAAAATTGA
- the infC gene encoding translation initiation factor IF-3 has translation MVAQKQLINRQITSPQVFLIDHENNNRGLIDTNEALRLAESLELDLVVVSQGKDAPVAKILNYGKLQYQQKKRQSQGSRPTVKEVRLRPNVGLSDYKLRIDNAIEWLGKGDSVKFMIRLRGRENQFRDRAGDLLDRIAADLSQVGKVQSLDKRSLIVQVVPA, from the coding sequence ATCGTAGCCCAGAAACAGCTAATTAACCGTCAAATCACGTCCCCTCAGGTCTTCCTAATTGACCATGAAAACAACAATCGTGGTTTGATCGATACCAACGAAGCTTTAAGACTGGCTGAGAGTTTAGAGCTTGACCTAGTAGTGGTCTCGCAGGGTAAGGACGCTCCAGTCGCTAAAATTTTAAATTACGGCAAGCTGCAATATCAACAGAAGAAGCGGCAGAGCCAGGGTTCGCGCCCAACCGTCAAAGAAGTCAGGCTTCGTCCGAATGTGGGCTTGTCTGATTACAAGCTACGGATTGATAATGCTATAGAGTGGTTGGGTAAAGGCGACTCAGTTAAGTTCATGATTCGTCTGCGGGGTCGAGAAAATCAATTTCGCGATCGCGCTGGTGACTTGCTAGATCGTATTGCAGCAGACCTCAGTCAAGTTGGTAAAGTACAGTCGCTTGATAAACGGTCACTGATTGTTCAGGTCGTTCCTGCCTAG
- a CDS encoding protochlorophyllide reductase, whose product MERDQKPTVVVTGASSGVGLYAAKALAKKGWHVVMACRDLTKAENAAQTVEIPKDNYTLLPIDLSSLESVRQFVDKFRATGRSLDALVCNAAVYLPLLKEPLRSAEGYELSVATNHLGHFLLCNLTLEDLKQSSYPDRRLVILGTVTANPKELGGKIPIPAPPDLGDLQGFEAGFKAPITMINGKKFKSGKAYKDSKLCNVLTMRELHRRYHESTGITFNSLYPGCVADTPLFRNHYPLFQKIFPLFQKNITGGYVSQELAGERVAAIVADPEYKESGMYWSWGNRQKPGRQSFVQEVSDEASDDNKAQKLWDLSAKLVALA is encoded by the coding sequence ATGGAACGAGATCAAAAACCAACAGTTGTGGTCACGGGTGCCTCCTCCGGGGTTGGTTTGTACGCCGCAAAAGCGCTGGCCAAAAAAGGATGGCATGTGGTGATGGCCTGCCGGGATTTGACCAAGGCAGAAAATGCTGCCCAAACGGTGGAAATTCCGAAAGACAACTACACCCTCTTGCCGATCGATCTAAGCTCTCTAGAGAGTGTGCGGCAGTTTGTTGATAAATTCAGAGCCACTGGCAGATCTTTAGATGCGCTAGTGTGCAACGCCGCCGTTTATCTACCTTTATTAAAAGAACCATTACGCAGCGCCGAAGGCTATGAACTGAGCGTCGCGACCAATCACCTGGGTCATTTCCTTTTGTGCAATCTCACGTTGGAAGATTTGAAACAGTCTTCCTACCCCGATCGCCGATTGGTGATTTTGGGCACTGTGACCGCCAATCCCAAAGAGCTAGGCGGCAAGATCCCCATCCCCGCTCCTCCGGACTTAGGAGATCTCCAGGGCTTTGAAGCAGGCTTTAAAGCGCCCATCACCATGATCAATGGCAAGAAGTTTAAGTCTGGCAAAGCTTACAAAGACAGCAAACTTTGTAATGTTTTGACCATGCGGGAGCTACATCGCCGCTATCACGAGTCAACGGGGATCACGTTCAATTCGCTCTATCCGGGATGTGTGGCGGATACGCCTTTGTTCCGTAACCACTATCCGCTGTTCCAAAAAATCTTCCCACTGTTTCAGAAAAACATCACTGGGGGATATGTCTCTCAGGAATTGGCAGGTGAACGGGTAGCCGCGATCGTCGCTGATCCGGAGTACAAGGAATCGGGGATGTATTGGAGCTGGGGCAATCGTCAGAAGCCAGGTCGCCAATCTTTCGTGCAAGAGGTTTCCGACGAGGCCAGCGACGACAACAAAGCCCAAAAGCTGTGGGATTTAAGCGCTAAGCTAGTGGCACTGGCATAA
- a CDS encoding DOMON-like domain-containing protein, with protein MNSQAFSLQPFPDTNSPPNLQITGTLTRQAQRLYIRYALSGDLSKIAIAPPSSQPTRKHELWQETCFEFFLGQQDSDRYWEFNLSPSGDWNMYRFEGYRRGMQEETAFTVRPFAIEAQPATLSLSLELNLAAIVPDEQPLEVAITAVVKTKENEVTYWALAHTGPEADFHRRDSFALQI; from the coding sequence ATGAATAGCCAAGCTTTCTCTCTACAACCCTTTCCTGATACCAATTCACCTCCAAATCTCCAGATTACAGGTACTCTTACTCGTCAAGCACAGAGACTCTATATCCGTTATGCACTCTCTGGCGATCTGTCTAAAATTGCGATCGCCCCTCCCTCAAGCCAACCCACTCGTAAACATGAGCTGTGGCAGGAGACCTGTTTCGAGTTCTTTCTAGGACAACAGGATAGCGATCGTTACTGGGAGTTTAATCTTTCCCCGTCTGGTGACTGGAATATGTATCGCTTCGAGGGCTATCGCCGAGGGATGCAAGAGGAGACAGCTTTTACAGTGCGGCCCTTTGCAATAGAGGCGCAACCAGCAACATTATCCCTCTCGCTTGAGTTAAATTTGGCGGCGATCGTACCTGACGAGCAACCTTTGGAAGTAGCGATTACCGCAGTGGTTAAAACCAAAGAGAATGAGGTCACTTACTGGGCTTTGGCTCACACGGGGCCAGAAGCTGACTTCCACCGCCGGGATAGCTTCGCCCTGCAAATCTGA
- a CDS encoding phosphotransferase — MSTRADMTSDRTPSSTLDPHVAIADQFAHQGKITSVQAFGNGNINDTFLVALDDLDQTRFVLQRINTQVFRRPDLVMQNMRILTEHVCDRLQHTPPNRRWEIPRVLLTQDVQDHWIDEYGSFWRAISFIEGSTSFDTMRDVNQAQEVGHALGMFHSLISDLPPTQLADTLEGFHITPRYWQHYEQVLTQTKVSLTPEVSYYLKFVRDRQALTHVLEDAKAQSKLPLRLMHGDPKINNVMFDITTEKAVSVVDLDTVKPGLVHYDIGDCLRSGCNPAGEETQQWETVQFDMDLCQGILKGYLAIAQDFLTESDYDYLYDSIRLIAFELGLRFLTDHLAGNVYFKVKYPEHNLARALVQFKLTESIESQATTLQNLISDLR; from the coding sequence ATGTCAACCAGGGCAGATATGACCAGCGATCGCACCCCCAGCAGCACCTTAGATCCCCATGTGGCGATCGCCGACCAATTTGCCCACCAAGGCAAAATTACCAGCGTCCAAGCTTTTGGCAACGGCAATATCAACGACACCTTTCTCGTTGCCTTGGATGATCTTGACCAAACCCGCTTTGTCTTACAACGCATCAACACTCAGGTTTTTCGTCGTCCAGACTTGGTGATGCAAAACATGCGCATCCTCACCGAGCATGTGTGCGATCGCCTACAACACACCCCCCCCAACCGTCGCTGGGAAATCCCGCGTGTCCTCCTCACCCAAGACGTACAAGACCATTGGATTGATGAGTACGGCTCTTTCTGGCGTGCGATTAGCTTCATTGAAGGCTCTACTTCTTTCGACACGATGCGAGACGTAAACCAAGCTCAAGAAGTAGGTCATGCCTTGGGCATGTTTCACAGCTTGATTAGCGATCTCCCTCCTACCCAGCTAGCCGACACCTTAGAAGGTTTCCACATTACTCCCCGTTACTGGCAGCACTACGAGCAAGTTCTGACTCAAACCAAGGTTAGCCTTACACCCGAAGTCTCTTACTACTTAAAGTTTGTTCGCGATCGCCAAGCTTTAACGCATGTTCTAGAAGATGCCAAAGCCCAGAGTAAATTGCCACTCCGCCTCATGCACGGAGATCCCAAAATCAATAATGTGATGTTCGATATCACGACCGAAAAAGCGGTTAGCGTCGTTGATCTCGATACCGTTAAGCCCGGTTTAGTCCATTACGACATTGGAGATTGTTTGCGATCGGGTTGCAATCCAGCGGGAGAGGAAACTCAACAATGGGAAACAGTGCAGTTTGATATGGATCTATGCCAAGGCATCCTCAAGGGATATTTAGCGATCGCCCAAGACTTCCTGACTGAATCAGACTATGACTACCTGTACGACTCCATCCGTCTGATCGCTTTTGAGTTAGGGCTACGGTTCTTGACGGATCACCTAGCAGGGAATGTTTATTTCAAGGTTAAATACCCAGAACATAACCTAGCCAGAGCTTTGGTGCAGTTCAAGCTAACAGAAAGTATCGAATCTCAAGCCACAACTCTTCAAAATCTGATCTCCGATTTGCGATGA
- a CDS encoding PIN-like domain-containing protein, translating into MGISPYIELQKILNESFENFNKKVESYSKRHSFSAFANTEQLTQTLDGAHNKIRKILDESSANYPDLLENDTFLERISQIFDGKVGQPYPEEDFSKHCKEAGKRIEKKQPPGYKDTKKNEPEKFGDVIIWFQLIDYAKSEKRPIIFVTDDEKEDWWLDHKGKTIGPRPELIQEMLAKAGVACYLYTGERFLEYAASFLKLEDEPKIVEEAKDVRQQEEAEDMINSEIDHIEVTAGINGINPELLRVSGINPELFRINGINPELLRGLASLGGMASSIRKRRKQHSDKSRIKINPSNTVKDADKDETTD; encoded by the coding sequence ATTGGTATTAGCCCATACATTGAGCTGCAAAAAATATTAAATGAATCCTTTGAGAACTTTAACAAAAAAGTAGAAAGCTATAGTAAACGACATTCTTTTAGCGCATTTGCCAACACAGAGCAACTTACACAAACTTTAGATGGGGCGCATAATAAAATCAGAAAAATTTTGGATGAATCAAGTGCCAACTACCCTGATTTACTAGAAAATGATACTTTCCTGGAAAGAATTTCCCAGATTTTTGACGGAAAAGTTGGTCAACCTTACCCGGAAGAGGATTTCTCTAAACACTGCAAAGAGGCTGGGAAACGTATTGAAAAGAAACAGCCTCCTGGATACAAAGATACCAAAAAGAATGAACCAGAAAAATTTGGTGATGTAATCATTTGGTTTCAATTAATAGATTACGCTAAGTCCGAGAAAAGGCCAATTATCTTTGTTACTGATGATGAGAAAGAAGATTGGTGGCTAGATCATAAAGGTAAAACTATTGGCCCTCGCCCGGAACTCATTCAGGAAATGCTCGCAAAAGCAGGAGTGGCTTGTTATCTATATACAGGTGAGAGGTTTTTAGAATATGCAGCAAGCTTTCTGAAGCTTGAAGATGAACCAAAAATCGTTGAAGAAGCAAAAGACGTTAGACAGCAAGAAGAAGCTGAAGATATGATCAATTCAGAGATTGATCATATTGAGGTGACGGCTGGAATAAATGGAATTAATCCTGAGCTTCTTAGAGTAAGTGGGATCAACCCTGAGCTTTTTAGGATAAATGGAATTAATCCTGAGCTTCTTAGAGGATTGGCAAGTTTAGGTGGAATGGCTTCTTCAATCAGAAAGCGGCGTAAACAGCATAGTGATAAATCTAGAATAAAAATTAATCCCTCAAATACAGTAAAAGATGCAGACAAGGATGAAACCACTGATTAA
- a CDS encoding helix-turn-helix domain-containing protein, producing MARPFHVEIQESVEYLEKSLHQARRVSQKEKLQMLWWLKSAQVQQHQELAQRLGRNPSTITRWLQQYRQGGISELLRLKKSPGRPPEMDDEMLRQLQERLAQPEGFKSYGEVEQWVRSELGKAVKYKTVHKTVRYRLKAKLKVPRPQSIQQDPQAVTLFKKTSPLPF from the coding sequence ATGGCCCGCCCCTTTCACGTTGAAATTCAAGAGAGTGTGGAGTATCTCGAAAAGAGCTTGCACCAAGCCCGAAGAGTGAGCCAAAAAGAGAAACTACAAATGCTGTGGTGGCTCAAGAGTGCTCAAGTGCAGCAACATCAAGAACTTGCTCAACGCTTGGGCCGCAATCCTTCAACCATTACTCGCTGGCTGCAACAGTATCGCCAAGGAGGTATCAGTGAGTTGCTGCGCCTCAAGAAGTCACCGGGTCGTCCACCAGAAATGGATGATGAGATGCTGCGGCAACTGCAAGAGCGTTTGGCACAACCGGAGGGATTCAAAAGTTATGGGGAGGTCGAACAGTGGGTGCGAAGCGAATTGGGCAAAGCCGTGAAATACAAAACGGTGCATAAAACCGTGCGTTATCGGCTGAAAGCAAAATTGAAGGTGCCTCGTCCTCAAAGCATTCAGCAAGATCCGCAAGCAGTCACCTTGTTTAAAAAAACATCCCCCTTGCCCTTCTAA
- a CDS encoding IS630 family transposase, which yields MQNLFGQGKRLRYLCQDEMRLGLKTETGRVITACGVKPMAKVAWKRDNFWVYGVVEPLSGWHFEQEYTQLNSEQFQSFLDALSTELGEDRALIQLDRAQAHQAQSLRWAENLIPVLQPAHSPELNPAERLWQYLKSQLEGEHFTTIAQMQKRLSQILGELLPEQVASLTSYDFILEALFYAALN from the coding sequence TTGCAGAACCTGTTTGGTCAAGGCAAACGGTTGCGGTATTTGTGCCAAGATGAGATGCGCTTGGGACTGAAAACGGAGACAGGGCGAGTCATCACTGCTTGTGGAGTGAAGCCGATGGCGAAAGTAGCGTGGAAGCGAGATAACTTCTGGGTCTATGGAGTCGTTGAACCGCTGAGTGGATGGCACTTTGAGCAGGAGTATACTCAGCTCAACTCTGAGCAGTTTCAATCCTTCCTAGATGCACTTTCAACGGAACTTGGCGAGGATCGGGCACTGATTCAATTAGACCGAGCGCAAGCGCATCAAGCTCAGAGTTTGCGTTGGGCAGAGAATCTGATTCCGGTACTGCAACCTGCTCACTCACCAGAGTTGAATCCAGCAGAACGATTGTGGCAGTATCTCAAATCTCAGCTAGAGGGCGAGCACTTCACAACGATCGCACAGATGCAGAAGCGATTGAGCCAGATTTTAGGCGAACTCCTTCCCGAACAAGTCGCTTCATTGACCAGTTATGATTTCATTTTAGAAGCCCTATTCTATGCAGCCTTAAATTGA
- a CDS encoding PIN-like domain-containing protein — protein sequence MRNLFPGHYKPTENEFEQIWQSCTFSFDTNILLNVYRYTPRSAERLFEIWQKLSDRIWLPHQVAYEYHQERLHVISHQLIPIQFKAA from the coding sequence ATGCGTAACCTATTTCCTGGACACTACAAACCTACAGAAAATGAATTTGAGCAGATTTGGCAGTCTTGCACTTTTTCCTTTGATACTAATATTTTACTAAATGTCTATCGGTATACACCGAGATCGGCAGAGAGGCTTTTTGAGATTTGGCAAAAGCTGAGTGATCGAATATGGCTACCTCATCAGGTTGCATATGAATATCATCAAGAACGCTTACATGTTATATCCCATCAGCTTATACCAATTCAATTTAAGGCTGCATAG